The following is a genomic window from Burkholderia cepacia ATCC 25416.
CCGCCGTTGATGCACGACGAGAAGAGATAGTTGGGGCGGGGGCCGCCCGACTGAAAATGAAACGGTATTTCGAAATTGCCATCGTAAACCGCGAGCCCGTTCCATTGCTGGCCACTGACAGTGACGTCCCGATTGCTGGCGTGACATGCACGAAAGCGGTTCTCCGTATAGGTCGCCACGAGAAAATCGGAAACCTCATCCGGGTCATTACTGTGAAAGCGATGCGTTTGGATTGGCGATTCACTCATCATGATGGCCAGTTCGAATGTTTTTTCTTGATTGAGTATTAATGGGGGTCAATCAATGTCGGGAGCAATGCGGTTTCCGGCCGACATCGTAGGGAAAAGCCGGTCGCTCGATAAGCTGCCGCGTTGTATACGGGGTATACGACCGGTTACGCCGACTATGCATACGGAACCTGCGTGTGGTGAAACAAGGTGACCGGGCAGAAATGAAAAAAATGAAGGCCTGAACACCTTACACCCGGATGCTTATTTTTTAGAGAAATTCCGTCGATATTCCGGAATAAATAATCTTACAGAGTCAATACAATCGTGTGACCGATGCGGTTTATATCGGACACGTTTCCTTCGGGAAATCCTGAATTATTCGATTGCGAATCGTGCGGCGTTACGCGGCGCAACTGGGTGAAACCGGTTCTTGCATCCGCGTGACAGAGGGGCATGCCTGTCGATAAATGCGGGCGCACGTGCGTGACACCGTCTGAAGAATACAAGCGATGAAAATTCTCTATACCAACTTTCATGGCGGAAATGGTGGTGGGCATGACACCTATATCTATCACCTTGCGGCCGGTCTGGGCCGTCGGTATCGCGTCGCGGTCGCATCGCCGGCCGGCAGTCGCCTGTCACGCATGGTCGATACGCTACCGGGCGTGCGCATCGTCGACATGCAGTTCAAGCCGTGTTGGCGCACATTTCTCCCCGAGTTGGTGCGGCTGCGGCGCCTGATCCAGCAATCCGCGTTCGACATCATCCACGTCAACGGCTCGGCCGATCACCGGCAGGTCATGCTCGCACTCGTGGGCTGTCGCACGCGACCATCGGTCGTTTTTACGAAACACAACACCTATGCGGCCGGCAGCATCGGTAATTTTTTGCGGGCGCGGTTCGCGACGGACACGACGATCGCCGTCAGTGACTACGTCCGGCTGATGCTCGAGCGGCAGTCACCGTACGGCGACATCACGGTAATCAAGCATGGCGTGCAGTTGCCGCCGCATACGGGCGGGCAGGCCGAGATCCGGCGTCGGCGAATCGGGTATTTCGGCGAAGCCGGTGCGGACGCCATTGTGCTCGGCAGCGTCGCCGGCACCGGGCCGCACAAGGGGTGGAGCGATTTGGTCAGCGCGCTTGCGCAATTGCCGGATGCGTTGCGCGCGAAGTTTCGCGTGCTGCTTGCAGGCGACTGGCCGTCGAAGGAGCAGCGCGAATTCGTCGCGCATTGCGGCGTGGCCGCGAACGTCGCATTCGTCGGTCCGACGGATCGGACGCATGACATCCTCGCGACCTGCGACGCATCGTTCGTGCTGTCATATCACGAAAGCCTGTCGTTTGCGTGCCGCGAAGCGATGTCGATGGGCCGTGCCGTGATCGTGACCGATGTCGGCGGCTTGCCGGAGAACGTCGACGACCGGATCGACGGCTGGATCGTTCCGCCGCGATCGCCCGAAGCGATCGCCGCCGTCCTGCGCGAGATTGCCGAACATCCCGAACGTGTTCCCGAGATGGGGCGCGCCGCGCGCGCAAGGAGCGAACGCGAGTTCAGTTTCGCGCGGTTCATCGACGAAACGAGTTCGGTTTACCGCGCGTCGATCCGCGGGACGGTGGTGTCTGCATGACCGGTGTTCCGACGCAGCCACCGGTCACGCCGCAGGAGCGGCCGTCGGCAGAACGCGCCGCGTGCGTCCCGATTCTGATGTATCACCAGATTCGCCCGTTGCCGCCGCATTCGGACGTATTGCGCGGCCTGAGCGTCGATCCGCGCGCGTTTCGGCGCCAGATGCGTGTGCTGAAGGCGCTGGGCTATCGCGGCATGTCGGTCACCGACTTGCAGCGGCGGCTGCCGCAGGCGCGGCGCGAGAAGCTGTTTGCCATCACGTTCGACGACGGATTTCGCAACGTGGCCGAGCATGCGCTGCCCGTGCTCGATGCGCTCGGCTTTACCGCGACCTGCTACTTCGTGTCGGGCAGGCTGGGTGGCAGCAATGATTGGGATCGCAGGCTCGCGACGGCCGAGGGCGCGTTGATGGATCTCGGCGCGCTGCGCGAATGGCACGCGCACGGGCACGAGGTCGGCGCGCATACCGTCGATCATGTTGTGCTGTCCGACGTGCCTTCACCGGCTGCGTGGCGGCAGATCGCGCATTCGAAGGCGCAACTCGAGGATGCGGCCGGATGCCCGATCGTGTCGTTTTGTTATCCGTATGGTGCGCTCGACGCGAACGTGCGGCGACTTGTCATCGAAGCCGGCTTCCAGAACGCGACGACGACCGTGCGCGGACGTGCTGATGCGCGTACCGATCCGTTTCTGCTGCCGCGTATTGCCGTGCCGGGCGGGCGTGGCGTCGCGCGCTTTCTCGGGAGGTTCTTCCGGTGATGCGCGACAGATCCGCCGCAAACGCCGGACGGCTTTGCCGTGCGGGCCTGCTGCATGCAGGGTGCGGCACACCGTCCGGATTCGACGCGGATTGGATCGCGCGGCCGATAGTGCGCGTGCTGCTGTTCGTCGCGCTGGGAATCGCGTATCTGGCGCCGGGCATCATTGGCCATGACCCGTGGAAACAGGACGAGGCCTACACGTTCGGGATCATTCGGCACATGCTCGATTCGGGCGACTGGATTGTGCCGGCCAACACCGGTACGCCGTTTCTCGAGAAGCCGCCGCTGTACGACTGGGTCGCGGTCGCGTTCGCGCTGTTCATCTGGCGTGCATTGCTGACGGTCGGGTTTCCGGTTGGTCCGCTCGCGGTCGTGGCGATCGCCGGTGGTGTGTTGCGCGGCTGGCGCAATCCGTCGATCGCGCTGCCGGTCGCATTCGCCGCGATCGGGCTGATCGTGCTCCACTTTGCCGCGACGTCGCGGCAACTCTACATCCTGCCGTTTATCGGGCCGCTGTCGCTCATCGCCGCGCGCAGCGTCGAGCGTATGCCGGCTCGCGTGCATGTCGCGTGGGATTACGCGAGTCGCGGCCTGTTCGGTGCATGTGCGGTGCTGGTGTGGTGCGTCTGGCTTGCGATGACGCACGACACGCTGCCGCGCGACATCTTCAGGTGGTTGGGGGGCTGGCTGCCGCTTGACTGGACGATTCCTCTGCAACCCGCGGCGATCTGCGCGGCGTTCGCGCTGAGCGTCGGCTGGCTCGCCGCGTTGCTGTTGCTGCGCGGAGCGGGCCCGTGGCGTGGTGCGTTGTCGTGGGCCAGCGGCGTGGTGCTCGCCTGGGGCCTTGTCTACACGCTGTTGCTGCCCTGGCTCGACGTAGCGAAAAGTTATCGGTCGGTGTTCGACGACCTGAAGATCCAGCTTGCACGCGAGTGGCGCGCGGGCGATTGCATCGCGAGCCCGGGGCTCGGCGAATCCGAGGCGCCGATGCTCGATTACTTCGCCGGACTCCGCTACGTACCGATGGACGAGCCGCGTGCGCGCGCGTGCCGCTGGCTCGTCGTACAAGGCATGCGCGGTGCGGTGCCGGATCCAGGGGCGTCATGGGCGCCGTTCTGGCATGGCGCGCGCCCCGGCGATACGCGCGAGGCACTCGTCGTTTATCGCGCGGTGAACGGTGAGTGGCCAAGTGCCGGGTCGAATTTGCCGGAGCGCAGATGACGACGCGCAGCGGACGCCGCGGTTGTTGGCTCGCGATACTGGTGATCGGCGCGTTGATGTTGCTCGTCGCGGAACTGATCGGAATCGTTGCTTCGCTCGTCGGTCAGGTGTGAGGGGGCGAGGCGTGATGCGAAGGACAACGGATGAGTACATTTCAGGAGAAAACAATGGGAAAGCGCTGGTGCATGACGTGGAGGCGGATCGGACGGCTGCTCGCGGGTTTCGCGCTGGCCGGATTGATGAGCGCTTGCGGATCGGGAGACGATTCGATAACGGCGACGGCCGAGCGTACGGTGCTCGTTTATCTTGTCGGTTCGGATTTGACATCGGACCTTCAATCCGATCTTGACACGATGACCAAGGCCACGGCCGGTACGAACGTGAATATCCTGGTTACGACCGGCGGCGGAGACCAGGTGCAGAAGGACGTCGACTGGACTCGGACTCAACGTTGGCAGCTCTCGCAGGGGCGGCGAACCAGGCTGGCCGACCTCGGAGGGCAGGACATGGCGGCATCGGCCACGCTGAGCGATTTTCTCGAATGGGGTATCCGGCAGTATCCGGCGAAGCGGGTCGCGGTCATTCTGGGCGATCACGGGGGCGGCCCGAATGGCGGCTTTGGTTATCGGACGACGACGAAGGCCGAGCGCGATGCGGGGGACCTCCCGCGTTTGTCGTTGCGGGACATGACCCAGGCGTTTCAGCGCGCGACCGTGGCCACGGGAAAGCGCTTCGATCTGGTCGGATTCGACGCATGCCTGATGGCCAGTGTCGAGGTTGCCGCCGCGTTTCGCCCGTATGCGGACTATCTGGTCGCATCCGAGGATCTTGAATTCGGCGGGTGGGATTACGCCAGCGTATTGGGCGGTCTCGTCGCACAGCCTGGTATGAATGCCCGAGACCTGGGAACGCTGATCGTCAACAGCTATGCCGGCTTGCGCGCGGGAGACAATCCGGATTTCACGGTTTCGCTCGTCGACCTGGGGGCGCTGGACAGTGTCATCGGCGTGGCTGACGCACTGGGCCGCGATCTCTATGCCAACGGAAACAGCGTGGAGGACATCGCACGTGCACGCGTCAACGCGCGTTCGTTCGATACCGACTGGACGAGAGTCACCGATATGGTCGATCTGGTGCAGTTTTCAAGGGCGCTCGAGCTTGCGGCGCTGCCGAGGCCGACTGTCGCGAGCAGTGAGGTCGAAAAAGCGCTGAATCAGGCCGTCGTCGTCAAGCGGGCGGGAAGCAACCGGTCGCTGGCGAAAGGATTGACGATTTTCATGCCGGCAGGCGCTGCGTACGACACCGCCGTCATGAAGACATACGACAGCCTGGATTTCAGTACGTCCTACCGGCGTTTTGTCGGCGAATACGGCGCGGCATTGCGGGCGGCGCTCGATGTACTCGTCCAGATCTCGCCGCCAGTCGCGACCGGCGATGATGTTCAGGCTTTCGCGTATTCCCCGAAGCTCTGGCAGGAAGAAGTGCCGATGGCTGCGCTTGAAGACAGCGTCGGGCAAATCGTGGCAGTTCGTCCTATCGGACCGGCGTCACCTGCCACGGCCGGGGATGCGAATTTGGGCGGCGATTTCCGCAAGCTCTCGACCAAATTGTCGGAGCCATGGTACGCGCTCAATGGTTGCATCGTGTCGGTGATTCCGGGCGTAACTGGCGATACCGAAACATCGTTCGTGATCCCGGTATCCTACCGCGAGGAGACGTCCACCACAGAAGTCACCGGCTTCTTGCTGGCGTCGGGAGAGCCGGGTGGTGACATGACTCTGAAGGGGTTCGTGCCGTTACTTGGCACGGCAGTCGGTCATGTGACGCCGATCGGCTCAACGTGGACATTGACGCCGCAGCTTTGGAGGGCTGACCTGTCGGCATGGACCATTCCCGACCCGGAGACTGTCGTATGCAAGGCGGCCGTGGCGCAGGACGGAAGCTGGAAAATCGGAAGGACCGGGAAGCCCGACTCGTATCGATTCCGGTTCGCCGTAGCAGACCTGGCGAACCGCTTGCGTCTGTCTCCCGAGATGTGACGAAGAACCCTGTTCCCCTCGGAGAGGAGCAGGGTCCTTGAACCGTCCGGGGCGCGCTCCGGCTCATGTTCGATCTTTCCGATTCGCTCGAAGTACTCGACCCGACCGGCAGTGCGTGCACCGTGCAGCCAGACGACCTGCCGGGCTTGCCGCAGTCGCCGGCAAGCCGTTCGGCGCGGTGCCGGAAGCGGTAGCGCCGGCCGATCGGGGTGTTGCGGACGTCGTTTGGGCATTGCTCGCGTGTGAGCAACAACGCGGTGAAGCGGCAGAATGGGCCGGCATCCTGATCGATGCGCGACTATCCCGATGCGTGGCGTACTTGAAGCAGGCCACGGGGGACCGGATCGCGCGCGACCCGCGCCGCACCCGTGATGTGCCCATTACGTACCCACTACGCCCGTGCCAGCCGGCGCGCAGCCAGCAGCCCGAGCACGAGCAGCACCGCGACGTAAGCGGCGACGCCCGTCCACGCGCCGTGTTGCCAGAACGTGCCGCCGATCGACCCGAGCACGCTCGACCCGAGATAGTACGCAAGCAGGTACAGCGACGCGGCGTGCCCCTTCGCGGCCCCCGCGAGATAGCCCACCCAGCCGCTCGCGACCGAGTGGGCAATGAAGAAGCCGATCGTGACGAGCACGATGCCGACGACGATCGCGGCGAGCGAATGCGACAGCGTCAGCACGAGGCCCGCCGCGAACACGAGCACGCCGCTGACGAGCACAGGTGCGCGTCCGAGACGGTCGGCGAGCGCGCCGGCGCTCGATGACGACACCATCCCGAACAGGTAGGCGCCGAAGATCAGCCCGCACGCGGTCGCACTCAGGTTGAACGGGGCCGCGGTGAGCCGGAAGCCCGCATAGTTGTAGATCGTCACGAACGCGCCCATCACCAGGAAGCCGATCGCGAACACGAACGGGAGCCGCGCGTGACGCAGTTGCTCGCCCCACAGCCGGACGTGATGGCGCAGCGTCAGGTCGGTGCGCTTCACGAAGCGCCGCGACGGCGGCAGCAGCATCACGAACGCGGCCGCCGCGATCAGGTCGACGACACCGATCGTCAGCATCGCCGTGCGCCACGAGAAGTGCTCTTCCAGCATGCTCATGCCGATCCGTCCGACCATGCCGCCGAACGCGGTTCCGCCGACATAGAGCCCCATCGAGAAACCGAGCCCTTCCGACGCGATTTCCTCGGCGAGATACGCCATCGCGACAGCCGGGACGCCGCCCAGCGCGAAACCTTCCAGCGCGCGCCAGACCAGCAGCAGGTTCCAGTCGGGCGATAGCGCGGCGAGCACGTTGAAGAGCGCAGCGAGCGTCATCGACGCGAACATCAGCCCGCGCCGCCCGACGCGTTCGGACAGCGCGCCGGCGCACAGAATGGAGATCGCGAGCATCCCGGTCGACAGCGACAGCGAGAGCGAACTCGAGGCCGCACCGAGCCCGAACTCGCGTGCGAACGCGGGAAGCAGCGGCTGGACGCAGTACAGCAGCGAGAACGTGGAAAAACCGGCAAGGAAGAGGGCCAGCGCGATGCGCTTGTAGGCGGCCGAGCGCGGGGAAACGCCGGCGGGCAACGCATCGGGCGTGGCCTGTTGCGCGCCGGGCAGGGCACGGGAAAGCGAAGGGGAGGACATGACTGCGCTCGATGTGCGAAGGAACGCCTGAATTCTTGCGCACGGTCATGTATATGTCCAATATATGAAAGTAACCGAAGCGATATGTTTAACCACTGGCTGGTGAACCCACCCGGCACACCGTGAGAGCACGTACGAATGGAACTCCGGCATCTCCGTTATTTTCTGGCCGTGGCGGCCGCGTCGAATTTCACCAAGGCTGCCGAGGCGCTCGGCATCGGGCAGCCGCCGTTGAGCCAGCAGATCAAGGCGCTCGAAAGCGAGCTCGATGTGGAACTGTTCAGGCGGACCGCGCGCGGCGCCGAGCTGACGCTGGCGGGCGAGGTCTTCGCGCAGGAAGCGCGCCGCGTGCTCGACGCCGCCGAGCGTGCGGTGCGCGCGGCAAGGCGGGCCGCGCGCGGGGAAACCGGGCATCTGCGCGTGGGTTTCACCGGGACGGCGGCGTTCAATTCGAAAGTGTCGGACCTGATCCGGCGCTTTCGGGAAGCGTTTCCGGATGCCGAGCTGACGTTGCAGGAGGCCGCGTCGCGGATGCTGCTGGAGGCGCTGGAGGCCGGGCACCTCGACGTCGCGATCGTGCGGCCGGCACGCCGGGCCGCCGCGACGTTGCGGATGCTCGACTGGGACGACGAACCGATGTTCGTCGCGCTGCCCGTTGCGCACCGGCTGGCGCAGCGGCGGCGGATCGATCTGGTGGAACTGGCTGACGAGTCGTTCGTGCAGGTGCCGAGGGAGGCCGGCGGCGCGCTGTTCGACCATATCGTCGCCGCATGCAATGCCGCCGGGTTCGAGCCGCGCATGGCGCAGCCTGCGCCGCAAATGGCGTCCGCGGTGACGCTGGTTGCGGCCGGGCTCGGCGTGTCGGTCGTGCCGAAGGCGATTACGCAGGTGCAGGTTGCCGGAGTCGTCTATCGGCCGTTGGCGGGGGATGCGTTGCGGGCGCGGCTCGCCATTGCGTCACGATGCGATGAATCGTCGGCGGTGGTCCGGAATTTTCTGATGCTGGCGGGAGAGGATGGGGCGGCGTGAGGGCCGTGGAAACAAAAACCGCGAAGCCATGTGCCGTCGCGTTTTTCGAACATGCTTGAAGAGCGATGATGTTGTATTCGACGGGATGTTGGCCTTCGCATTTGAATGACTTCAATATCGACGAAGAAGTACTTTTGTTAATTGTCGTGCGCTGCCGTCTGCAATCTGTCGGTGTTGATCGCGAGATGAAAATGAAGGATGGATTCTGGAATTTTCAATCGATGATCGTCGTGACCGGTTGGGGAGCTTGTCGGTGAGGAATTCGCTATTCATTCGCTGCACCACGCAGAAGAGGGTTGCCTGCTTGCACATCGCCAGCCCCTATGATGCCCCCGAGGGGGCCGTGATCGTCTACGATACGACCGATGAATCGACTCATGGTCACGCCGAGGTCGTACTGCCCGGACCGCTTTTCGCGAGTGATTACATCAGTCCGAATAGCAGGGTGATGCGCAAGGGCGAGAAACCCACGTTGATCGGAAAGGGTAGAAAGGTAACGGGAGTCTGGATCAAATGAAATGGAATGCCTGGTTTTTGATTTCTGGCGCAGTGCTTTCTTGCTGGGGGGCGACAGTTCTGGCCGATCAAGGCAACGCCGATCCGTTCGTCGCGTTTCAGCAGCGGTTCGGCGGTAATCAGGAGTTCGTTTGCACGGCAAAGGGAGGGAAGAAACTTTCCGTCAATGTGGGCGTGCCTCAGGCGGATGCCGATCAGATAAAGGTGGTGCCCCGCCAGGAGTGGGGCAATACCCTGTCGGTCTATCTCTCCGCTGGCGAGGGGAAGCCGATTGATTCGTCATGGGGAACGCCGGCATTCGATCAATCGATGAAGTTCATGTCGATACGGTTGCGGAACGGCAAGACGCTCGTTTTCGAGCGATTTCGAAATATCCCCGATCCCGATGCGGACGAAAAGCATCTCGATCGCAAACCGTACTTCAATCTGACGATCGATAGCGGAGCAAAGCTGCCTTGCAGTCAGGTCTTCAACTTGTCCTGACGCGTGGCCGGTGGAATCGGATTGCAGGGTCGGCGGCCGCGTCATCGGTAAGCGGAACGACATGAATGCCGCATTGAAGTCGACCGGACATCGGTCGTTTGCTTCTCTCGGATCACGGAGTGGGGCCGGGCCGTCAGTAAAGAGTGACGCACAGCGTTCCCGACAGCGTCCGATCGAATGGACTTCAAGCTGGAAAGGGGAACGTGCGGTTATCGATGTGGGCCATGCTCCGACAGGTCTTGTCGGCCGGCAATTGGCACATGCCGCGCCAGGCGGGCGATGAGGAAGGAACCACGACGAAAACCTCGTTGCGAGGCGGCTGGATCGTCGGAACCGACGCAAGGCGGGGACTGCTGAACTCGAAGCGCGGTAAAACCGCTTCTGGTGCCGACGGCGAGACTCGAACTCGCACAGCTTTCGCCACTACCCCCTCAAGATAGCGTGTCTACCAATTTCACCACGTCGGCACTGCATTGCACTGCAAGGGGCGCAATTGTAGCGTCACATTTCGCGTTTGTGAAGAGGGTGTGACACGATGGGCGGATGCGCGAAAGCGATCCCGGTAGAATTCGGGCGATCGACCCGATGGCCGCCGCAACCGCAACCCGTTTTCTCCGCGTGACACATACCCTCGAACAACTGCAGGCCGGGCAACTGGCCGGCACACGGCAACTCAAGCTCGCATGCGGGTTGACGGCCTTTCCGCGCGAGATTTTCGATCTTGCCGACACGCTCGAAGTGCTCGACCTGACCGGCAATGCGCTCACCGCGCTGCCGGACGACCTGCCGCGCCTGCATCGCCTGCGCATCCTGTTCGCGTCCGGCAACCGCTTCACCGCGTTCCCCAACGTGCTCGGCGCGTGCGAACAGCTCGACATGATCGGCTTCAAGGCGAACCGGATTCAAACCGTGCCGCGCGGATCGCTGCCGCGCGCATTGCGCTGGCTGATCCTCACCGACAACGCAATCGACGAGTTGCCCGCCGATATCGGCGATTGTTCGCGCTTGCAGAAGCTGATGCTCGCCGGCAACCGGCTGCGCACGCTGCCGGCCGGGCTGGCCGCCTGCCGCGCGCTCGAACTGGTGCGCCTGTCGGCGAATCGCCTGGACGAACTGCCGGACTGGCTGCTGCGGATGCCGCGGCTCGCGTGGCTTGCTGCCGCCGGCAATCCGTTCGGTGCGGCACCGGAAGCCGCGGCGTCGGCGGAGCCGGATGTCGCGGACGTCGATTGGGCATCGCTCGCATGCGGGCAGAAGCTCGGTGAAGGCGCATCGGGCGTGATTTACCGCGCGCAATGGACGGCGGATAACCGTGCGCCGCGCGCGGTCGCCGTCAAGCTGTTCAAGGGCGCGGTGACGAGCGACGGCCTGCCCGATTGCGAAATGGCCGCATGCCTGCATGCCGGCCGCCACCCGAACATGATCCCGGTGATCGGCAAGGTGCGCGGGCACCCGGACGGCACGCACGGCCTCGTGATGGAACTCGTCGATCCCGCGCTGACGAATCTCGCGGGGCCGCCGAGCTTCGCGACCTGCACGCGCGACGTGTATGCCGACAGCACGGGATTCGAGCCTGCCGCGGCGCTGCGGATCGCGCACGGCATCGCGTCGGTCGCGGGCCATCTGCACGAACGCGGCATCATGCACGGCGACCTGTATGCACACAACATCCTGCACGACGGCGCCGGTGGCGCGTTGCTCGGCGATTTCGGCGCGGCGTCGTTCTACGACGTGAGCGACCGCATGCGTGGTGCGCGGTTCGAACGGCTCGAGGTGCGCGCGTTCGGTTACCTGCTCGGCGAGTTGCTCGATCGATGCGGGCAGCAGGCGTGGGCCGGCCGGCCCACGCTCGACGCACTGGCGGCAGCCTGTTTGAACGAGGATGTCGACGCGCGGCCGTCGTTCGTGGAGATCACCGCCGCGCTGGCTGCGCAAACACGCTGACGGGACGGCGCGGCAAGTTCGGTCTCGGCAATACGAGCGCTTACGCCTGCCGCGCAGTCAGCAGCTTGATCCCGAGCCCGACGAACAGCAGCCCGCTGGCGCGCTTGAGCGTAAGCACCGCGCGGCTCATGCCGAAGCCGCGATGGAGCCGGCGCACGCCGGCCGAATAGACGCTATGAACGACCACGACGGTGCACGCGATCGTCGCGTACATCACGACGAACTGCAGCGCGAGCGGGCGGTCGTGCACGATGAACTGCGGCATGAACGCCGACAGGAAGATCATCGTCTTCGGGTTGCTGCCCGACACGAACAGCGCTTCGCGGAACAGCTTCCCGCAGTCGGGCGCGGCGACCTCCGTCGCGCCGGTCGACGCGCCGGCCTTGCGCTCGCCGCGCAGTTGCCTGACACCCAGGACCATCAGGTACGCGGCGCCGGCCACCTTCATCGCGACGAACAGCGGCGGCATCGCGGCGAGCACCGCGCCGACGCCGAGTGCGACGAGCACCACGACCACGCCCTGCGCGACGAGATTGCCCGCGATCGTCGCGGCCGTGCCATGCGTGCCGTAGCGCACCGTGTTGCGGATGACGAGCAGCACGTTGGGGCCCGGCGACAGCGTCGTGGCGAGATAGGCTGCGGCAAACAGCATCCAGGTCTGAAAGGACATGCGGCGCTCCGAGAGGCG
Proteins encoded in this region:
- a CDS encoding glycosyltransferase family 4 protein, with product MKILYTNFHGGNGGGHDTYIYHLAAGLGRRYRVAVASPAGSRLSRMVDTLPGVRIVDMQFKPCWRTFLPELVRLRRLIQQSAFDIIHVNGSADHRQVMLALVGCRTRPSVVFTKHNTYAAGSIGNFLRARFATDTTIAVSDYVRLMLERQSPYGDITVIKHGVQLPPHTGGQAEIRRRRIGYFGEAGADAIVLGSVAGTGPHKGWSDLVSALAQLPDALRAKFRVLLAGDWPSKEQREFVAHCGVAANVAFVGPTDRTHDILATCDASFVLSYHESLSFACREAMSMGRAVIVTDVGGLPENVDDRIDGWIVPPRSPEAIAAVLREIAEHPERVPEMGRAARARSEREFSFARFIDETSSVYRASIRGTVVSA
- a CDS encoding polysaccharide deacetylase family protein encodes the protein MTGVPTQPPVTPQERPSAERAACVPILMYHQIRPLPPHSDVLRGLSVDPRAFRRQMRVLKALGYRGMSVTDLQRRLPQARREKLFAITFDDGFRNVAEHALPVLDALGFTATCYFVSGRLGGSNDWDRRLATAEGALMDLGALREWHAHGHEVGAHTVDHVVLSDVPSPAAWRQIAHSKAQLEDAAGCPIVSFCYPYGALDANVRRLVIEAGFQNATTTVRGRADARTDPFLLPRIAVPGGRGVARFLGRFFR
- a CDS encoding ArnT family glycosyltransferase — its product is MMRDRSAANAGRLCRAGLLHAGCGTPSGFDADWIARPIVRVLLFVALGIAYLAPGIIGHDPWKQDEAYTFGIIRHMLDSGDWIVPANTGTPFLEKPPLYDWVAVAFALFIWRALLTVGFPVGPLAVVAIAGGVLRGWRNPSIALPVAFAAIGLIVLHFAATSRQLYILPFIGPLSLIAARSVERMPARVHVAWDYASRGLFGACAVLVWCVWLAMTHDTLPRDIFRWLGGWLPLDWTIPLQPAAICAAFALSVGWLAALLLLRGAGPWRGALSWASGVVLAWGLVYTLLLPWLDVAKSYRSVFDDLKIQLAREWRAGDCIASPGLGESEAPMLDYFAGLRYVPMDEPRARACRWLVVQGMRGAVPDPGASWAPFWHGARPGDTREALVVYRAVNGEWPSAGSNLPERR
- a CDS encoding clostripain-related cysteine peptidase, with protein sequence MGKRWCMTWRRIGRLLAGFALAGLMSACGSGDDSITATAERTVLVYLVGSDLTSDLQSDLDTMTKATAGTNVNILVTTGGGDQVQKDVDWTRTQRWQLSQGRRTRLADLGGQDMAASATLSDFLEWGIRQYPAKRVAVILGDHGGGPNGGFGYRTTTKAERDAGDLPRLSLRDMTQAFQRATVATGKRFDLVGFDACLMASVEVAAAFRPYADYLVASEDLEFGGWDYASVLGGLVAQPGMNARDLGTLIVNSYAGLRAGDNPDFTVSLVDLGALDSVIGVADALGRDLYANGNSVEDIARARVNARSFDTDWTRVTDMVDLVQFSRALELAALPRPTVASSEVEKALNQAVVVKRAGSNRSLAKGLTIFMPAGAAYDTAVMKTYDSLDFSTSYRRFVGEYGAALRAALDVLVQISPPVATGDDVQAFAYSPKLWQEEVPMAALEDSVGQIVAVRPIGPASPATAGDANLGGDFRKLSTKLSEPWYALNGCIVSVIPGVTGDTETSFVIPVSYREETSTTEVTGFLLASGEPGGDMTLKGFVPLLGTAVGHVTPIGSTWTLTPQLWRADLSAWTIPDPETVVCKAAVAQDGSWKIGRTGKPDSYRFRFAVADLANRLRLSPEM
- a CDS encoding MFS transporter — encoded protein: MSSPSLSRALPGAQQATPDALPAGVSPRSAAYKRIALALFLAGFSTFSLLYCVQPLLPAFAREFGLGAASSSLSLSLSTGMLAISILCAGALSERVGRRGLMFASMTLAALFNVLAALSPDWNLLLVWRALEGFALGGVPAVAMAYLAEEIASEGLGFSMGLYVGGTAFGGMVGRIGMSMLEEHFSWRTAMLTIGVVDLIAAAAFVMLLPPSRRFVKRTDLTLRHHVRLWGEQLRHARLPFVFAIGFLVMGAFVTIYNYAGFRLTAAPFNLSATACGLIFGAYLFGMVSSSSAGALADRLGRAPVLVSGVLVFAAGLVLTLSHSLAAIVVGIVLVTIGFFIAHSVASGWVGYLAGAAKGHAASLYLLAYYLGSSVLGSIGGTFWQHGAWTGVAAYVAVLLVLGLLAARRLARA
- a CDS encoding LysR substrate-binding domain-containing protein; translated protein: MELRHLRYFLAVAAASNFTKAAEALGIGQPPLSQQIKALESELDVELFRRTARGAELTLAGEVFAQEARRVLDAAERAVRAARRAARGETGHLRVGFTGTAAFNSKVSDLIRRFREAFPDAELTLQEAASRMLLEALEAGHLDVAIVRPARRAAATLRMLDWDDEPMFVALPVAHRLAQRRRIDLVELADESFVQVPREAGGALFDHIVAACNAAGFEPRMAQPAPQMASAVTLVAAGLGVSVVPKAITQVQVAGVVYRPLAGDALRARLAIASRCDESSAVVRNFLMLAGEDGAA
- a CDS encoding leucine-rich repeat-containing protein kinase family protein, producing the protein MTHTLEQLQAGQLAGTRQLKLACGLTAFPREIFDLADTLEVLDLTGNALTALPDDLPRLHRLRILFASGNRFTAFPNVLGACEQLDMIGFKANRIQTVPRGSLPRALRWLILTDNAIDELPADIGDCSRLQKLMLAGNRLRTLPAGLAACRALELVRLSANRLDELPDWLLRMPRLAWLAAAGNPFGAAPEAAASAEPDVADVDWASLACGQKLGEGASGVIYRAQWTADNRAPRAVAVKLFKGAVTSDGLPDCEMAACLHAGRHPNMIPVIGKVRGHPDGTHGLVMELVDPALTNLAGPPSFATCTRDVYADSTGFEPAAALRIAHGIASVAGHLHERGIMHGDLYAHNILHDGAGGALLGDFGAASFYDVSDRMRGARFERLEVRAFGYLLGELLDRCGQQAWAGRPTLDALAAACLNEDVDARPSFVEITAALAAQTR
- a CDS encoding LysE family translocator yields the protein MSFQTWMLFAAAYLATTLSPGPNVLLVIRNTVRYGTHGTAATIAGNLVAQGVVVVLVALGVGAVLAAMPPLFVAMKVAGAAYLMVLGVRQLRGERKAGASTGATEVAAPDCGKLFREALFVSGSNPKTMIFLSAFMPQFIVHDRPLALQFVVMYATIACTVVVVHSVYSAGVRRLHRGFGMSRAVLTLKRASGLLFVGLGIKLLTARQA